From the genome of Erythrobacter litoralis, one region includes:
- a CDS encoding DUF6489 family protein, which translates to MKINIEIDCTPEEARTFMGLPDVSQANSIYVDNIAKAMKGVSNPDQLQEYAERLAPMGQMGLKLFQSFVESGMGQGGPRRGSSGSGDKDKTSD; encoded by the coding sequence GTGAAGATCAACATCGAAATCGACTGCACGCCCGAGGAAGCGCGGACCTTCATGGGCCTTCCCGACGTAAGCCAGGCGAACAGCATCTATGTCGACAATATCGCCAAGGCGATGAAGGGCGTGAGCAATCCCGACCAGTTGCAGGAATATGCCGAACGGCTCGCCCCGATGGGGCAGATGGGACTGAAACTGTTCCAGAGCTTCGTCGAAAGCGGGATGGGGCAGGGCGGCCCGCGGCGCGGGTCGTCGGGTTCGGGAGACAAGGACAAGACTTCCGACTGA
- a CDS encoding dienelactone hydrolase family protein has protein sequence MTETVSISTLEGDAKFDAYVARPTQKPRAAIIAIQEIFGVNTGIRQKCDKLAAEGYLAIAPDLFWRLEPGVELDPDVEAEFNRALDLMGKFDQDQGIKDIEATIHFVRREEGVAKVGCVGYCLGGRLAYMTAARTDIDASVGYYGVGIDGLLGEKHAIANPLLLHVPTEDGFVDKATQKAMHEGLDDHPKVTLHDYEGLDHGFATEIGKRRDEEAANIADGRTSAFFTEHLA, from the coding sequence ATGACCGAGACCGTGAGCATTTCGACCCTCGAAGGCGATGCCAAATTCGATGCCTATGTCGCCCGCCCGACGCAAAAGCCCCGTGCGGCGATCATCGCCATCCAGGAGATCTTCGGAGTGAACACCGGGATCCGCCAGAAATGCGACAAGCTTGCCGCCGAAGGCTATCTCGCCATCGCGCCGGACCTGTTCTGGCGGCTCGAACCGGGGGTGGAGCTCGATCCGGACGTCGAAGCGGAATTCAACCGGGCGCTCGATCTGATGGGCAAGTTCGACCAGGATCAGGGGATCAAGGACATCGAGGCGACGATCCATTTCGTCCGCCGCGAGGAGGGCGTCGCCAAGGTCGGCTGCGTCGGATATTGCCTCGGCGGCAGGCTCGCCTACATGACCGCGGCGCGAACGGATATCGATGCGAGCGTCGGTTATTACGGCGTCGGGATCGATGGCCTGCTCGGAGAAAAGCACGCCATCGCCAATCCGCTGCTGCTCCACGTCCCGACAGAGGACGGCTTCGTCGACAAGGCCACGCAGAAAGCGATGCACGAAGGGCTCGACGACCATCCGAAGGTGACGCTGCACGACTACGAAGGTCTCGATCACGGCTTCGCGACCGAAATCGGCAAGCGCCGCGACGAGGAGGCCGCCAATATCGCCGACGGGCGGACCTCGGCCTTCTTCACGGAGCACCTTGCGTGA